The genomic window TTGTCAATGATCATCCTACGGTTCAAATGTTAGGCTTATCCTTTTTGATCCTAATTGGATTCACTTTGATAGCTGAAGGAGCTCATATTGCACATATAAAGATTGGAGGTGAGGAAGTGGGATCTATACCTAAAGGTTATCTTTATTTTGCTATTGCTTTTTCTCTTTTTGTTGAGTTTTTGAACATCAGAATGAAGAAGCAAGTCAAACCAGTCCAATTACATGGGATTCAGGAGGATGCAAAAGAAGGAGGATTTTTTAATGACAATAAATAATCAAAAATCTATGAAGAAATTTATCGCTTGGCTGGTGCCACCTTTATATTCAGTCAGGTCAGATTTCAGTGTACTCTTACTAAGAGTAATATTTGGTGCATTGATGTTTGTTCATGGCTGGGGAAAGTTTCATATGATGTTATCAGGAGACATCCAGTTTGTAGATCCTATAGGATTGGGCGAAACGCCTTCATTGTATCTCAGTGTATTTGCAGAGTTATTTTGTGCAGGCTTTGTGATGATCGGGTTGTGCACTCGACTAGCCTGTATACCTTTGATGATTACGATGTTGGTTGCAGTTTTTATTGTGCATGGGAGTGACCCTTTAGAGAAAAAAGAGTTGGCCATTTTGTACTTGGCAGCATTTTATGTGATTTACCTGTTGGGACCCGGCAGACTCAGTCTGGACCAACAACTTTTCAATACCAGAATAGACTCAACTAAATGATAGATGTTCCATTCCAATTGGATCGCGACATCGTTTTCTTTGATGTCGAAACCACAGGATTGCATGTGATCAGAGATCGAATTTTACAGATTGCCATGCTACGATACCCACACGAGGGAGGAGAAGTTAGGGAACTCAGTCTGTTGATCAATCCCGGAATACCGATATCTGAAGAAGCCATGGGCGTACATGGTATAACGCCGGCTGACCTGGCTAATAAACCCACATTTCAGCAAGTGGCTCAGAAAATTTTCGATTTTATCGGCAATTCTGATTTAGCAGGATACAACAGTAACCGTTTTGATGTGCCCATTCTCATGGAAGAATTAGCCAGATATGGGTTTGACCTCCAAATTGAGAACAGACGC from Saprospiraceae bacterium includes these protein-coding regions:
- a CDS encoding DoxX family protein; protein product: MKKFIAWLVPPLYSVRSDFSVLLLRVIFGALMFVHGWGKFHMMLSGDIQFVDPIGLGETPSLYLSVFAELFCAGFVMIGLCTRLACIPLMITMLVAVFIVHGSDPLEKKELAILYLAAFYVIYLLGPGRLSLDQQLFNTRIDSTK